In Salisediminibacterium beveridgei, one DNA window encodes the following:
- the nrdR gene encoding transcriptional regulator NrdR — protein sequence MKCPKCHHNGTRVLDSRPSDEGRSIRRRRECEECGHRYTTFERVEHTPLIVVKKDGNREEFSREKLLRGLVRACEKRPVSIDTLEEIVEKTEHEMRNSGRAEISSEEIGESVMAFLVDVDDVAYVRFASVYRQFKDINVFVNELKELVEREQTKK from the coding sequence ATGAAGTGTCCGAAATGTCACCACAATGGGACACGGGTACTCGATTCCCGACCGAGTGATGAGGGGCGTTCCATTCGTCGCCGGAGAGAATGCGAAGAATGTGGCCACCGTTACACAACCTTTGAACGGGTGGAGCACACCCCGCTGATCGTGGTGAAAAAAGACGGGAACAGAGAAGAATTCAGCCGTGAAAAACTGCTTCGTGGCCTGGTGCGTGCCTGTGAAAAACGCCCGGTTTCCATTGATACACTTGAGGAAATTGTTGAAAAAACCGAACATGAAATGCGTAATTCCGGACGGGCCGAAATCAGCAGTGAAGAAATTGGTGAAAGTGTCATGGCGTTTCTCGTTGATGTGGATGACGTAGCCTATGTACGTTTCGCGTCGGTGTATCGCCAATTCAAAGACATTAACGTGTTTGTAAATGAATTAAAAGAACTGGTCGAACGGGAACAAACAAAGAAATAA
- a CDS encoding replication initiation and membrane attachment family protein has product MKHLGKVNPSSPYEVFMRSRLSMEDIEVMTLLYQPLIGSQAVSLYLTLAQDAQKSAGRKAERTHRGLMMLTGQPLDVLYGERRKLEGMGLLKVFKHSEEGEHSFIYTIQLPLSPQHFFSHNTFPVFLLNKTGEHIYKELRQHFVVTPPDASGYLADTMKFDEVFRSVHPSELRVKSGESKEAMSSTSLLSMLSEAEESFSFHDLDFDYETMLAYLPQFTRVPAIEQQLIQRENIRMIENLVFLYKLDAKAMADLISQVLLNRDEIDFVELRQLTRESYQLNESRQPAGLGLTLTHLDAQPDSLKTVEGEPANDFEKKVAYYESISPLEQITDLTGGAKIYQGDLKIIDELIFDYALPPGVVNVLITYLFSEHDERLVKNLAFKIANNWKRKGIRNVPQAMEQAKNEAKKNDSFQQHSKTKKTDFYRKPQQIKKEPVPEWMENPDWNKDESSEEELVTARREAAEKLARLQNKSRQKGDDR; this is encoded by the coding sequence GTGAAACATCTCGGAAAAGTAAACCCATCATCCCCCTATGAGGTCTTTATGCGTTCAAGACTCTCGATGGAGGATATCGAGGTCATGACGCTCCTCTATCAGCCATTAATCGGTTCTCAGGCTGTATCGTTATATTTGACATTGGCGCAGGACGCCCAAAAATCCGCAGGCCGAAAAGCCGAACGTACCCACCGGGGGCTGATGATGCTCACAGGACAGCCGCTTGATGTTCTCTATGGTGAACGCAGAAAGCTTGAAGGCATGGGGCTGTTAAAAGTGTTTAAACACAGTGAAGAAGGTGAGCACAGCTTTATCTATACGATTCAGTTGCCCCTCAGTCCACAGCACTTTTTCAGTCATAATACCTTTCCTGTCTTCTTGCTGAATAAAACAGGAGAGCATATTTATAAAGAGCTGCGGCAGCATTTTGTTGTCACACCGCCCGATGCATCGGGTTATCTTGCAGATACCATGAAGTTTGATGAGGTGTTTCGAAGTGTGCACCCATCTGAATTGAGGGTGAAGTCCGGGGAGTCTAAAGAGGCCATGTCCTCCACTTCACTGTTGTCTATGCTCTCGGAAGCAGAGGAATCGTTTTCCTTTCATGATCTGGATTTCGATTATGAAACCATGCTTGCGTACCTTCCGCAATTCACCCGGGTTCCTGCCATTGAACAGCAGCTGATTCAGCGGGAAAATATCCGGATGATCGAGAACCTCGTATTCCTTTACAAGCTCGATGCCAAAGCTATGGCAGATTTAATCTCGCAGGTGCTGTTAAACCGTGACGAAATTGATTTTGTTGAACTTCGGCAACTGACACGGGAGTCCTATCAGCTGAATGAATCCCGTCAGCCCGCGGGCCTTGGTCTGACATTGACGCATCTGGATGCTCAGCCGGATTCACTCAAGACAGTTGAAGGTGAACCGGCCAATGATTTTGAAAAGAAAGTGGCTTATTATGAATCGATTTCACCGCTTGAACAGATCACCGATCTGACCGGAGGGGCGAAAATTTACCAGGGAGATCTGAAGATCATTGATGAGTTGATCTTCGATTATGCCCTCCCGCCTGGTGTGGTGAATGTATTGATTACCTATTTGTTCAGTGAACATGATGAACGACTGGTGAAGAACCTGGCCTTTAAGATCGCGAACAACTGGAAGCGTAAAGGCATTCGCAACGTACCGCAGGCCATGGAGCAAGCCAAAAACGAAGCGAAGAAAAACGATTCCTTCCAGCAGCATTCAAAAACAAAAAAGACGGATTTTTACCGGAAACCTCAGCAGATCAAAAAAGAACCTGTGCCTGAATGGATGGAGAATCCGGATTGGAACAAAGACGAGTCGTCGGAAGAGGAATTGGTCACGGCCAGACGTGAAGCGGCTGAAAAGCTTGCCCGACTGCAGAATAAGTCGAGACAAAAAGGAGACGATAGGTAA
- the dnaI gene encoding primosomal protein DnaI — protein MDPIQPSFRRFIDGDFNERFKRIREETLSDFRVQSFLAKHPELKEHLTENRINELYQYKYQWDHCDDCPGLDACPNIMQGFQPQISVLRGDLELSYHPCHLKRKDDERKRQESFIKSLHIPKEMLNVRFEHFEQDSKARMDAFNAALSFAESVSPGESGEGLYIHGPFGVGKTFLIGAIANYLADEEISTMVLYTPDFVRELKNGISDGTYQEKLNRVMDARVLILDDFGAETMSSWVRDEVLGALLQHRMMEQLPTIYTSNLSLEELEMHLSSTQQKGVEKVDQLKAQRILERIRHLNRIVAMKGENKRNKS, from the coding sequence ATGGATCCGATTCAACCTTCATTCAGACGGTTCATTGATGGCGATTTCAATGAACGTTTCAAGCGCATTCGAGAAGAGACGCTGAGCGACTTCAGAGTGCAGTCTTTTCTGGCAAAACATCCGGAACTCAAGGAGCATTTAACAGAAAACCGCATCAATGAATTGTACCAGTACAAGTACCAGTGGGATCACTGCGATGACTGTCCAGGTCTTGATGCCTGTCCGAATATCATGCAGGGCTTCCAGCCGCAGATTTCAGTCTTGCGGGGAGATTTGGAGTTGTCTTATCACCCCTGCCATCTGAAACGGAAAGATGATGAACGAAAGCGTCAGGAATCGTTCATCAAAAGTCTGCACATTCCAAAAGAAATGCTGAATGTCCGTTTCGAACACTTTGAGCAGGATTCAAAGGCACGAATGGATGCTTTCAATGCGGCACTGAGCTTCGCTGAGAGCGTGAGCCCGGGTGAAAGCGGTGAGGGCTTATACATTCACGGTCCTTTCGGTGTCGGGAAGACGTTTTTGATCGGTGCGATTGCCAATTATTTAGCAGATGAAGAGATTTCCACGATGGTTCTCTACACTCCGGATTTTGTCCGGGAACTGAAAAACGGGATCTCAGATGGCACGTACCAGGAAAAATTAAACCGGGTCATGGATGCACGTGTACTGATACTGGATGACTTCGGAGCTGAAACGATGAGCAGCTGGGTCCGCGACGAAGTGTTGGGGGCGCTTTTGCAGCACAGAATGATGGAACAGCTGCCGACGATCTACACGTCGAACCTGAGCCTTGAAGAGCTTGAAATGCATTTATCATCCACTCAGCAAAAGGGTGTGGAGAAAGTGGATCAGTTGAAGGCACAGCGGATTCTTGAACGGATTCGTCATTTAAATCGGATTGTGGCGATGAAGGGTGAGAACAAACGGAATAAATCGTAA
- the coaE gene encoding dephospho-CoA kinase (Dephospho-CoA kinase (CoaE) performs the final step in coenzyme A biosynthesis.), protein MKIGLTGGIGTGKSTVAKLFRAQGWVVVDADQIAKQVVEPHEPAFEAIVTVFGDDIVDEETGALDREKLGRIVFQDQEKRQQLNDIVHPAVRERMTAEAEEAFDYGAEVVVLDIPLLIESDLFHLVDCTVLVYATKEQQLERIIERNGLSEEEAAKRINAQMPIDEKRAKVDDIIDNRRGFEALKTEVEAYVNRIHQELHY, encoded by the coding sequence ATGAAGATCGGGTTAACCGGTGGAATCGGAACTGGAAAAAGTACGGTAGCAAAATTATTCAGAGCCCAAGGCTGGGTGGTCGTGGATGCGGATCAGATTGCTAAACAGGTGGTGGAACCACATGAGCCTGCGTTTGAAGCGATTGTAACGGTGTTCGGGGATGACATCGTGGATGAGGAAACAGGTGCTTTGGATCGGGAGAAGCTCGGAAGAATCGTTTTTCAGGATCAGGAAAAACGGCAGCAGTTAAATGACATCGTTCATCCGGCCGTCAGGGAACGGATGACCGCAGAGGCGGAAGAAGCCTTCGACTACGGTGCGGAAGTTGTGGTGTTGGATATCCCCCTTCTCATCGAGAGCGATCTCTTTCATCTCGTTGACTGCACGGTACTCGTCTATGCCACAAAAGAACAGCAACTTGAACGGATCATTGAGCGAAATGGTTTATCTGAAGAAGAAGCAGCGAAACGGATCAATGCGCAGATGCCAATTGATGAAAAGCGAGCGAAAGTCGATGATATTATTGATAACAGAAGAGGCTTTGAAGCACTGAAAACGGAAGTGGAAGCCTATGTGAATCGCATACACCAAGAGTTGCATTACTGA
- a CDS encoding glyceraldehyde-3-phosphate dehydrogenase: MMMKVAINGFGRIGRMVFRQLIKDEGTEIVAVNASYPVETLAHLIRYDSVHGPFQGEVQTDGQYLIANHKRVLVCQERNPEVLPWGDLGVETVIEATGAFTSREKAALHLRAGAERVIITAPGEDADATLVMGVNHEQYNPDRHRIISNASCTTNCLAPVAKTIHRNFHIESAVMTTVHSYTNDQLNIDNPHADLRRARSCATSIIPTTTGAAKAMGLVMPELAGKMHGISLRIPTPNVSLVDLVCEVRSSTDMEEVNGVLRSAATGDMAGVLSVCDEPLVSTDFNGNAHSSIVDSLSTMVMNRHTVKILAWYDNEWGYASRVCDMVKFTGSRSNEKQMPITS; encoded by the coding sequence ATCATGATGAAGGTAGCAATTAATGGATTTGGCCGGATTGGCAGAATGGTGTTCAGGCAATTGATAAAAGATGAGGGTACAGAAATCGTGGCGGTCAATGCCAGCTACCCGGTGGAAACGCTGGCGCACCTGATTCGCTATGATTCCGTTCACGGACCGTTTCAAGGTGAGGTGCAGACCGATGGGCAGTATCTGATTGCCAATCATAAACGGGTGCTCGTTTGTCAGGAACGTAATCCTGAGGTTCTCCCTTGGGGCGATCTTGGCGTTGAAACGGTCATTGAAGCGACGGGGGCATTTACCTCCAGGGAGAAAGCGGCGCTTCATCTTCGTGCAGGTGCTGAGCGGGTAATCATCACGGCTCCCGGTGAAGATGCGGATGCGACCCTTGTTATGGGCGTGAACCATGAGCAGTATAACCCTGACCGTCATCGAATCATTTCGAATGCATCCTGTACAACGAATTGCCTCGCACCCGTGGCAAAAACCATTCATCGGAACTTTCATATTGAATCAGCGGTAATGACAACCGTGCACTCCTATACGAATGATCAGTTGAACATTGATAACCCGCATGCGGACTTAAGGCGTGCAAGGTCGTGTGCCACCTCAATTATTCCGACGACAACCGGTGCTGCGAAGGCAATGGGTCTTGTGATGCCGGAGCTGGCCGGCAAAATGCACGGGATTTCGCTCAGAATTCCGACACCGAATGTATCACTCGTAGACCTGGTCTGTGAGGTCCGTTCTTCAACAGACATGGAAGAAGTCAACGGTGTGCTTCGCTCTGCAGCAACCGGAGATATGGCCGGCGTGCTGAGTGTGTGCGACGAACCCCTCGTCTCAACGGATTTCAATGGCAACGCCCATTCAAGCATTGTGGACAGTCTGTCGACGATGGTGATGAATCGGCATACCGTAAAAATTCTGGCCTGGTATGATAACGAATGGGGCTACGCTTCTCGCGTGTGTGACATGGTGAAATTCACGGGAAGCCGGTCAAACGAGAAGCAAATGCCAATCACCTCATAG
- a CDS encoding DUF1499 domain-containing protein, which translates to MGIKENLKKIFSKHTETREEHADERFQTRYYKTMPDKAIKELHQIFERGEGFEVRDYSEERGEMIVHVNKGKRMLMVVTVIMVRPYRTAIDFSVATETFLFSDFGISGKMIQVMYDELDQRMTFVGTGLAKEMSTFR; encoded by the coding sequence ATGGGAATAAAGGAAAATTTGAAGAAAATCTTTTCAAAACATACAGAAACCAGAGAAGAACACGCTGATGAACGGTTTCAGACCCGTTATTATAAAACCATGCCTGATAAAGCGATCAAAGAGCTTCATCAGATTTTCGAGCGTGGCGAAGGTTTTGAAGTCCGGGATTATTCCGAAGAGCGCGGTGAAATGATTGTTCATGTCAATAAAGGGAAGCGCATGCTGATGGTTGTGACTGTCATCATGGTCCGCCCTTACCGGACGGCGATCGATTTTTCCGTTGCAACAGAGACCTTCCTGTTTTCAGATTTTGGGATCAGCGGAAAAATGATTCAAGTGATGTATGATGAACTGGATCAGCGCATGACCTTTGTAGGTACTGGACTTGCCAAGGAAATGTCAACCTTTCGATAA